In Sciurus carolinensis chromosome 17, mSciCar1.2, whole genome shotgun sequence, one genomic interval encodes:
- the C17H19orf25 gene encoding UPF0449 protein C19orf25 homolog isoform X1: protein MGSKAKKRVVLPTRPAPPTVEQILEDVRGARAQDPVFTALAPEGVQDREPGLQPSCPPAACSDPPGPSRRTEDPDDQREQLYQQSRAYVTTNKRLRQAGDELRQKCEDLQLAGQELEQDISQVTWAALPGTSATSSS from the exons ATGGGCTCCAAGGCCAAGAAGCGCGTGGTGCTGCCCACCCGCCCAGCGCCCCCTACGGTGGAGCAGATCCTGGAGGACGTGCGAGGAGCGCGGGCCCAGGACCCCGTTTTCACCGCGCTGGCCCCGGAAG GTGTCCAAGACCGCGAACCAGGCCTGCAGCCAAGCTGCCCGCCCGCTGCCTGTTCTG ACCCACCAGGCCCCTCCAGGAGGACTGAAGACCCTGATGATCAGCGAGAGCAGCTCTACCAGCAGAGCCGGGCCTATGTAACCACAAACAAGCGGCTGCGGCAGGCTGGGGATGAGCTGAGGCAGAAGTGCGAGGACCTCCAGTTAGCTGGACAGGAGCTGGAGCAGGACATCAGCCAGGTGACCTGGGCAGCGCTTCCAGGGACCTCAGCCACCTCCTCGAGCTAA
- the C17H19orf25 gene encoding UPF0449 protein C19orf25 homolog isoform X2 translates to MGSKAKKRVVLPTRPAPPTVEQILEDVRGARAQDPVFTALAPEDPPGPSRRTEDPDDQREQLYQQSRAYVTTNKRLRQAGDELRQKCEDLQLAGQELEQDISQVTWAALPGTSATSSS, encoded by the exons ATGGGCTCCAAGGCCAAGAAGCGCGTGGTGCTGCCCACCCGCCCAGCGCCCCCTACGGTGGAGCAGATCCTGGAGGACGTGCGAGGAGCGCGGGCCCAGGACCCCGTTTTCACCGCGCTGGCCCCGGAAG ACCCACCAGGCCCCTCCAGGAGGACTGAAGACCCTGATGATCAGCGAGAGCAGCTCTACCAGCAGAGCCGGGCCTATGTAACCACAAACAAGCGGCTGCGGCAGGCTGGGGATGAGCTGAGGCAGAAGTGCGAGGACCTCCAGTTAGCTGGACAGGAGCTGGAGCAGGACATCAGCCAGGTGACCTGGGCAGCGCTTCCAGGGACCTCAGCCACCTCCTCGAGCTAA